The proteins below come from a single Ruegeria sp. SCSIO 43209 genomic window:
- the prpE gene encoding propionate-CoA ligase PrpE — MAYQDVYESWKNDPEAFWMDAAKGIDWVQAPSKALFDDNAPLYEWFSDAKVNTCWNAVDRHVENGRGEQTAIIYDSPITHTKREISYVELRNRVANLAGALRAKGIEKGDRVIIYMPMIPEALEAMLACARLGAVHSVVFGGFASNELAVRIDDAKPKAIIAASCGMEPGRVVHYKPLLDGAIDLAAHKPEFCVIFQREQEVAQLIEGRDVNWHGFQYGTEPAECVPVSGNDPAYILYTSGTTGAPKGVVRPTAGHLVALNWTMKNIYNVDPGDVFWAASDVGWVVGHSYICYAPLIHGNTTIVFEGKPVGTPDAGTFWRVISEHKVKSFFTAPTAIRAVKREDPSAELMANYDLSCLKALYLAGERADPDTIIWAQDALKVPVIDHWWQTETGWTIAGNPLGIEELPVKLGSPAKPMPGYDVQILDEGGHPMKPGELGAIAVKLPLPPGTLPNLWNAEARFRKSYLEHFPGYYETGDAGMIDEDGYLYIMARTDDVINVAGHRLSTGGMEEVLAAHPDVAECAVIGVSDQLKGQMPVGFLCLNAGSDRNHAEVVTDVVQMVRDKIGPVAAFKKAVVVDRLPKTRSGKILRGTMVSIADGKAYKMPATIDDPAILDEITAALQTIGYAQ, encoded by the coding sequence ATGGCATATCAGGACGTCTACGAGAGCTGGAAGAACGACCCCGAAGCATTCTGGATGGATGCCGCCAAGGGGATCGATTGGGTTCAAGCGCCCAGCAAAGCTCTGTTTGACGACAATGCGCCTCTTTACGAATGGTTCAGTGATGCCAAGGTAAATACGTGCTGGAACGCCGTTGATCGCCATGTGGAAAATGGTCGTGGTGAGCAAACCGCGATCATCTATGACAGCCCAATTACTCATACCAAACGCGAAATCTCATACGTCGAGTTACGCAATCGGGTTGCTAATCTGGCTGGCGCGCTCCGTGCAAAAGGTATTGAGAAAGGTGACCGCGTCATCATCTACATGCCTATGATCCCCGAAGCGCTGGAGGCAATGCTGGCTTGCGCCCGGCTAGGAGCAGTGCATTCAGTGGTATTCGGCGGCTTTGCCAGCAACGAACTGGCCGTACGTATCGACGATGCGAAACCCAAGGCGATCATCGCTGCCTCATGCGGGATGGAGCCGGGACGCGTTGTGCACTACAAACCCCTGCTGGATGGCGCGATCGATCTGGCCGCCCACAAACCCGAATTTTGCGTAATATTCCAGCGCGAGCAGGAAGTCGCACAACTAATCGAGGGGCGCGACGTCAACTGGCACGGTTTCCAATACGGTACCGAGCCCGCAGAATGTGTACCAGTCAGCGGCAATGATCCAGCCTATATCCTCTATACATCCGGCACCACTGGTGCGCCCAAAGGCGTCGTGCGCCCGACTGCCGGCCATCTGGTCGCACTGAACTGGACGATGAAGAACATCTACAATGTCGATCCTGGAGATGTGTTCTGGGCGGCTTCGGATGTCGGCTGGGTCGTTGGCCATTCCTATATCTGTTATGCCCCGCTGATCCACGGCAACACGACGATTGTTTTTGAAGGCAAGCCCGTCGGAACACCTGACGCCGGAACTTTCTGGCGCGTGATATCCGAACACAAGGTCAAAAGCTTCTTCACCGCCCCAACCGCCATTCGTGCCGTAAAACGCGAAGACCCAAGCGCAGAATTGATGGCGAATTACGATCTATCCTGCCTTAAGGCTCTGTATCTTGCAGGAGAGAGGGCTGATCCAGATACGATCATCTGGGCGCAGGATGCGCTGAAAGTTCCGGTCATCGATCATTGGTGGCAAACCGAAACTGGCTGGACCATCGCTGGCAACCCGCTCGGAATCGAAGAGCTTCCGGTCAAGCTGGGATCACCTGCCAAGCCTATGCCGGGCTATGACGTTCAGATTCTGGACGAGGGCGGCCATCCTATGAAACCGGGCGAGTTGGGCGCGATCGCAGTCAAGCTCCCGCTTCCGCCAGGCACATTGCCAAACCTGTGGAATGCCGAGGCGCGCTTCAGAAAATCCTACCTTGAGCATTTTCCCGGCTATTACGAAACCGGTGATGCGGGCATGATCGACGAAGATGGGTATCTCTATATCATGGCCCGTACCGATGACGTGATCAACGTCGCCGGGCACCGACTTTCGACGGGCGGGATGGAAGAGGTTTTGGCCGCTCACCCCGATGTGGCAGAATGCGCCGTGATTGGGGTTTCTGATCAACTGAAAGGCCAGATGCCCGTAGGTTTCCTGTGCCTGAATGCCGGATCCGACCGAAATCACGCGGAGGTGGTAACCGATGTGGTCCAGATGGTTCGTGACAAAATCGGCCCAGTCGCTGCGTTCAAGAAAGCAGTGGTGGTGGATCGTCTGCCCAAGACACGCTCGGGCAAGATCCTGCGTGGTACGATGGTGTCGATCGCGGATGGCAAGGCGTATAAAATGCCTGCCACAATCGATGACCCAGCAATTCTGGACGAGATCACGGCGGCCCTGCAAACTATCGGCTACGCACAGTAA
- a CDS encoding NAD kinase produces MTKRIAFLASDAKVAQTARDALVARYGNAAPRDADVVVALGGDGFMLQTLQGVQHLDKPVYGMNRGTIGFLMNEYAEVDLMARLAEAEEEVINPLAMTAMDQAGQKHQALAINEISLLRAGPQAARLRISVDGRVRMAELVCDGALLATPAGSTAYNYSAHGPIVPIGADVLALTPIAAFRPRRWRGALLPKVAKVRFDVIEADKRPVIVAADSISFPDIDWVEIRSEIAIQHRILFDPGHGLEERLISEQFT; encoded by the coding sequence ATGACAAAGAGAATCGCCTTTCTGGCCAGCGATGCCAAGGTTGCGCAGACCGCCCGGGATGCGCTTGTGGCGCGCTACGGAAATGCAGCGCCGAGAGACGCAGATGTTGTGGTGGCGCTGGGTGGTGATGGCTTCATGCTTCAGACGCTGCAGGGCGTCCAGCATTTGGACAAGCCGGTTTATGGAATGAATCGCGGTACCATCGGGTTTCTGATGAACGAATATGCCGAAGTTGATCTGATGGCCCGGCTAGCAGAGGCAGAGGAAGAAGTCATCAATCCATTGGCGATGACTGCAATGGACCAGGCGGGCCAAAAGCACCAAGCACTTGCAATCAACGAGATTTCGCTGCTTCGTGCGGGGCCGCAGGCAGCGCGGTTGCGGATCAGCGTTGATGGGCGGGTACGCATGGCCGAACTCGTGTGTGATGGTGCATTGCTTGCCACGCCGGCGGGTTCAACCGCATATAACTATTCCGCTCACGGACCCATTGTACCCATTGGCGCGGACGTTCTGGCATTGACGCCAATCGCCGCGTTTCGCCCCCGGCGGTGGCGTGGCGCCTTGCTGCCGAAAGTTGCGAAAGTCAGATTCGATGTGATCGAGGCTGACAAACGCCCGGTTATCGTTGCGGCCGATTCCATATCGTTTCCGGATATCGATTGGGTCGAGATCAGGTCTGAGATTGCGATCCAGCATCGTATTCTATTTGACCCTGGCCACGGCCTGGAAGAACGATTGATCTCCGAACAATTTACTTAA
- a CDS encoding amidase family protein, translating to MTQGDIWRFDATELAALTQAGELSAKEVISDALERMHQVNPSLNAVVDDLGTEALERASALDQARRNGASVGPLHGVPVTIKVNVDQKNHATTNGVVALKDVIAPDDAPVVSNLHNAGAIVIGRTNTPEFSFRADTDNPLHGRTHNPWGRHISPGGSSGGAGAAVMAGIGALAHGNDIGGSLRFPAAANGAVTVKPGLGRVPAWNPSQKAERGMLAQSMSVQGLITRSAKDLHLSMPTLIAPDARDPFHVPMPWRGAGPDVPIKVAFTKNTFEYALHPEVDKALSTAREALVDAGYIVEDIDPPDVFECGRIGYRALMGEVLTLMKNDIEAAGSQTIRDIFEVYFQEFPPIVGDELIQALAQRSHYARQWSLFMQKYPLVLSPFLPQPFFKPDRDTEGAEGVHEVLGCAVYSYAMNFLGLPAASVPARLAELPNGPQPINVQIAARRWREDMAVDAAVAIEARVGQMAPILWDRMSAQT from the coding sequence ATGACACAGGGCGATATCTGGCGTTTTGATGCAACAGAATTGGCTGCGCTGACCCAAGCAGGCGAGTTGAGCGCTAAAGAGGTGATCAGTGATGCATTGGAGCGGATGCATCAGGTAAATCCCTCGCTGAATGCTGTCGTGGACGATCTGGGCACAGAAGCGTTAGAGCGTGCATCTGCGCTTGATCAGGCGCGCCGCAATGGTGCCTCGGTTGGACCGCTGCACGGGGTCCCCGTGACCATCAAAGTGAATGTCGACCAGAAGAACCATGCCACTACAAATGGTGTGGTTGCCTTGAAGGATGTCATTGCCCCTGATGACGCACCGGTGGTTTCAAACTTGCACAATGCGGGGGCCATTGTCATCGGGCGGACCAACACACCCGAATTCTCGTTCCGCGCTGACACGGATAATCCACTTCATGGGCGCACGCACAATCCTTGGGGCCGCCATATCTCGCCCGGTGGGTCGTCCGGGGGCGCGGGGGCTGCGGTCATGGCGGGCATCGGTGCCCTGGCTCATGGCAACGATATCGGAGGCAGTCTGCGCTTTCCGGCAGCGGCTAATGGCGCAGTTACGGTGAAACCGGGGCTGGGCCGCGTACCCGCCTGGAACCCCAGCCAGAAGGCAGAACGTGGGATGCTGGCACAATCGATGTCGGTACAGGGCTTGATCACAAGAAGCGCAAAGGACTTGCACCTTTCGATGCCCACCCTGATCGCCCCGGACGCCCGCGACCCCTTCCATGTGCCAATGCCTTGGCGCGGCGCGGGGCCGGACGTCCCAATCAAAGTTGCGTTCACCAAAAATACGTTCGAATACGCTTTGCACCCCGAAGTGGACAAAGCGCTAAGTACCGCTCGGGAGGCGCTGGTAGATGCCGGATATATAGTTGAAGACATTGATCCGCCGGATGTGTTCGAATGCGGGCGCATCGGCTATCGCGCGCTGATGGGTGAAGTGCTGACGTTGATGAAAAACGATATCGAGGCAGCCGGGTCTCAAACCATCCGTGATATTTTCGAGGTTTATTTTCAGGAGTTTCCTCCGATCGTAGGCGACGAACTGATTCAGGCGTTGGCGCAACGCAGCCATTATGCGCGCCAATGGTCGCTATTCATGCAGAAATATCCTTTGGTCCTGTCTCCATTCCTGCCGCAGCCGTTCTTTAAACCTGATCGCGATACCGAAGGTGCCGAAGGCGTTCATGAGGTGTTAGGATGCGCGGTCTATTCTTATGCGATGAATTTCCTCGGGCTGCCCGCCGCCAGCGTTCCCGCACGCTTGGCCGAATTGCCGAATGGGCCGCAACCGATCAATGTTCAGATTGCTGCTCGACGCTGGCGTGAGGATATGGCGGTGGATGCAGCGGTCGCGATCGAAGCGCGTGTGGGGCAGATGGCTCCGATTCTGTGGGATCGAATGAGCGCGCAAACCTGA
- a CDS encoding NADP-dependent malic enzyme, producing MSDTPNLRQAALDYHAHPKPGKLEIKATKPMANGRDLARAYSPGVAEASLEIKDNAANAEKYTARGNLVAVVSNGTAVLGLGNIGALASKPVMEGKAVLFKKFAGIDCFDIEVDQPDPEKLADIVCALEPTFGAINLEDIKAPDCFIVEKLCRERMNIPVFHDDQHGTAIVVGAAAKNALYVAGKSFEDIKVVSTGGGAAGIACLSMLVKLGVKRENIWLCDIHGLVYEGRAEDMNPHKDQFAQKTDLRTLDDVIGGADLFLGLSGPNVLKPEMVEKMAKTPIIFALANPTPEILPQAAREVAPDAIIATGRSDFPNQVNNVLCFPFIFRGALDVGATEINDEMQIACVDGIADMARATTSAEAAAAYKGEQLTFGPDYLIPKPFDPRLVGVVSSSVAQAAMKSGVAKRPIDDLEAYKERLNQTVFKSALLMRPVFEAAAVASRRIVFAEGEDERVLRAAQAILEETTETPILIGRPDVISARCERLGLTVRPGQDFQIVNPQDDPRYYDYWNSYHQIMQRRGVTPDLAKAIMRTNNTAIAAIMVHRGEADSMICGTFGEYRWHLNYVEQVLDDGDLRPHGALSLMILEDGPLFIADTHVRQLPTPEELAESTIGAARHVRRFGLEPKIAFCSQSQFGNQAEGSGKRLRAALEILDSEPRDFSYEGEMNLDLALDPELRARIFPNSRLEGSANVLIFAHADAASGVRNILKMKADGLEVGPILMGMGNKAHIVTPSITARGLLNMAAIAGTPVAHYG from the coding sequence ATGTCTGACACACCGAACCTGAGACAGGCCGCGCTTGACTATCATGCGCATCCAAAGCCCGGAAAGCTTGAGATCAAGGCAACCAAACCAATGGCAAATGGTCGTGACCTTGCGCGGGCATATTCGCCAGGCGTCGCCGAAGCCAGTCTTGAGATAAAGGACAACGCCGCCAATGCTGAGAAATACACCGCCCGCGGCAATCTTGTTGCGGTTGTGTCAAACGGCACCGCAGTTCTGGGCCTTGGGAATATAGGCGCATTGGCCTCGAAACCGGTGATGGAAGGCAAGGCCGTCCTGTTCAAAAAGTTCGCAGGCATCGATTGCTTTGATATCGAGGTGGATCAGCCTGACCCAGAAAAGCTGGCAGATATCGTCTGCGCCCTGGAACCTACCTTTGGCGCGATCAACCTTGAAGATATCAAGGCACCGGATTGTTTTATTGTCGAAAAACTGTGCCGGGAACGGATGAACATCCCGGTGTTTCATGACGATCAGCACGGCACGGCAATCGTTGTTGGTGCCGCAGCGAAGAACGCCCTGTATGTGGCAGGAAAGAGCTTCGAGGATATCAAAGTAGTTTCGACCGGCGGCGGTGCTGCCGGGATCGCCTGCCTCAGCATGTTGGTGAAGCTCGGCGTCAAACGCGAGAATATCTGGCTCTGCGACATTCACGGGTTGGTCTATGAAGGTCGCGCCGAGGATATGAACCCGCACAAGGATCAGTTTGCGCAGAAAACCGATCTGCGCACTCTGGATGATGTGATCGGAGGTGCCGATCTGTTTCTGGGGCTGAGCGGACCAAATGTGCTCAAGCCTGAGATGGTCGAGAAGATGGCCAAAACCCCGATCATCTTTGCACTGGCCAACCCAACTCCGGAAATCCTGCCACAGGCGGCGCGCGAAGTTGCCCCTGACGCGATCATTGCGACCGGTCGCAGCGACTTTCCGAACCAAGTGAACAACGTATTGTGCTTTCCGTTTATCTTCCGAGGTGCCCTGGACGTGGGCGCGACTGAAATCAACGACGAGATGCAGATCGCCTGCGTCGACGGCATCGCCGACATGGCCCGCGCGACGACCAGCGCCGAAGCCGCGGCGGCCTATAAGGGTGAGCAGCTGACTTTTGGTCCAGATTACCTGATCCCAAAACCCTTCGACCCGCGCCTCGTTGGGGTCGTTTCCTCATCGGTTGCACAGGCGGCTATGAAGAGCGGGGTCGCAAAACGACCCATTGATGACCTCGAGGCCTACAAAGAGCGCCTGAACCAGACCGTGTTCAAATCTGCACTGTTGATGCGGCCAGTGTTCGAAGCCGCAGCCGTCGCATCGCGTAGAATTGTCTTCGCAGAAGGCGAGGACGAGCGTGTTTTAAGGGCTGCGCAAGCGATATTGGAAGAAACCACGGAAACCCCGATCCTGATCGGGCGACCGGACGTGATCAGCGCACGGTGCGAAAGGCTAGGCCTGACAGTACGACCGGGGCAGGATTTTCAAATCGTGAACCCTCAGGACGATCCCCGTTACTACGATTATTGGAATTCGTACCATCAAATAATGCAGCGTCGGGGGGTCACTCCGGATCTGGCCAAGGCCATCATGCGCACCAACAACACCGCCATTGCAGCAATCATGGTGCATCGCGGTGAGGCGGACAGCATGATCTGTGGCACTTTTGGTGAGTATCGCTGGCATCTTAACTATGTCGAACAGGTTCTGGATGATGGCGATTTGCGCCCGCATGGCGCGCTTTCGCTGATGATTCTGGAAGATGGCCCTCTGTTCATTGCAGACACGCATGTAAGACAATTGCCGACACCAGAAGAACTTGCCGAATCCACCATTGGAGCTGCTCGTCACGTGCGGCGGTTCGGGTTGGAACCCAAGATCGCATTTTGTTCGCAATCGCAATTCGGCAATCAGGCCGAGGGATCAGGCAAGCGGCTGCGGGCTGCGCTTGAGATTCTCGATTCCGAGCCACGCGACTTCAGCTATGAAGGCGAGATGAACCTTGATCTGGCTTTGGATCCTGAATTGCGTGCACGTATCTTCCCGAACTCGCGTTTGGAAGGCTCTGCAAATGTCCTGATCTTCGCCCATGCGGATGCGGCAAGCGGTGTGCGCAATATCTTGAAGATGAAAGCGGACGGGCTTGAGGTAGGTCCAATCCTCATGGGAATGGGAAACAAGGCGCATATCGTAACGCCCTCGATTACGGCCAGGGGACTGCTGAACATGGCGGCCATCGCAGGTACGCCAGTCGCGCACTACGGATAA